One window of the Methanomassiliicoccaceae archaeon DOK genome contains the following:
- a CDS encoding 50S ribosomal protein L15e has protein sequence MSEETQETRPVNGKSMYSYIADAWNVPSKSYVKDLNYERRIQWRKEENFCRIERPTRLDRARALGYKAKQGYVVVRARVRKGSFQKRAIVTGRRAKRKGINQITVGKSLQRMAEERTAKRYPNLEVLNSYWVGADGQQEWYEVILVDPAHPVIKADPKINWICDETHKNRVYRGKTSAGQKGRGMRHTGKGAEKARPSVRANQRRIK, from the coding sequence ATGAGCGAAGAGACTCAGGAGACACGCCCGGTCAACGGGAAGAGCATGTACAGCTACATCGCCGACGCTTGGAACGTCCCCTCCAAATCCTACGTGAAGGACCTCAACTACGAGCGCAGGATCCAGTGGAGGAAGGAGGAGAACTTCTGCCGCATCGAGAGGCCCACCCGCCTCGACAGGGCAAGGGCTCTCGGATACAAGGCCAAGCAGGGCTACGTCGTCGTAAGGGCGAGGGTCAGGAAGGGATCCTTCCAGAAGAGGGCCATCGTCACCGGTAGGAGGGCCAAGAGGAAGGGAATCAACCAGATCACAGTCGGTAAGTCCCTCCAGAGGATGGCCGAGGAGAGGACCGCCAAGAGGTACCCCAACCTCGAGGTCCTGAACTCCTACTGGGTCGGAGCCGACGGACAGCAGGAGTGGTACGAGGTCATCCTCGTCGACCCCGCGCACCCCGTCATCAAGGCCGACCCCAAGATCAACTGGATCTGCGACGAGACTCACAAGAACCGTGTCTACCGCGGTAAGACCTCCGCCGGACAGAAGGGACGTGGAATGAGGCACACCGGAAAGGGTGCCGAGAAGGCCAGGCCTTCCGTCAGGGCGAACCAGAGAAGGATCAAGTGA
- a CDS encoding NCS2 family permease encodes MALSATLDRFFEITSRGSDIRTEVKGGVLIFLSMAYIIVVNSSMMADAGMDLSACYTATIVMAIIGTLLMALYARYPVAQAPLMGVNAFFTYTIVIGLHYTWQEALVAVLISGIVFFLIAVSGVRKRVLDQIPPSLRYGITAGIGCFIVFIGLQNAGLIANSDSTLVALGDFADPAVMLSLLCIILTLFLYARKVTGAIFFGMIVTAVVGMVFGIIAIPDSLVSMPSMPDVGAFVDGISSNLLSVEFLMVVISLTFVQFFDSTGTLMATGERAGILDKDGNVQCERALLADSATSVISGVVGATPTGSFAESTVGIEAGARTGLAPLVVAVLFACALFIGPVFQVIDYSCTVGAMLIVGAAMITQLRGVKWDDWPVAVAVLGTIIMMILTYSITDGIVFGIIFYSVCMLGAGRWKEVSPIIYALAVISILYLVVVVASL; translated from the coding sequence ATGGCACTGTCCGCCACACTCGACCGTTTCTTCGAGATCACCAGCCGCGGCTCCGACATCAGGACGGAGGTCAAGGGCGGTGTGCTGATCTTCCTCTCCATGGCGTACATCATCGTGGTCAACTCGTCGATGATGGCGGACGCCGGGATGGACCTCTCCGCATGCTACACCGCCACCATCGTGATGGCGATAATCGGAACCCTCCTGATGGCCCTGTACGCCAGGTATCCTGTCGCTCAGGCACCGCTGATGGGTGTGAACGCGTTCTTCACCTACACGATAGTGATAGGCCTCCACTACACGTGGCAGGAGGCCCTCGTGGCCGTCCTCATCTCGGGGATCGTGTTCTTCCTCATCGCGGTGAGCGGTGTAAGGAAGAGGGTACTCGACCAGATTCCTCCCAGCCTCAGGTACGGAATCACCGCCGGAATCGGATGCTTCATCGTGTTCATCGGATTGCAGAACGCGGGCCTGATCGCCAACTCCGACTCCACCCTGGTGGCGCTGGGGGACTTCGCCGACCCCGCGGTCATGCTCTCGCTCCTGTGCATCATCCTGACGCTGTTCCTGTACGCCAGGAAGGTCACCGGCGCGATATTCTTCGGTATGATCGTCACAGCCGTGGTCGGCATGGTCTTCGGCATAATCGCCATCCCGGACTCCCTCGTGTCCATGCCGTCGATGCCCGATGTGGGTGCGTTCGTGGACGGCATCTCGTCCAATCTCCTGAGCGTCGAGTTCCTCATGGTCGTCATATCGCTGACGTTCGTGCAGTTCTTCGACAGCACCGGGACCCTGATGGCCACCGGGGAGAGGGCGGGTATCCTGGACAAGGACGGCAACGTCCAGTGCGAGAGGGCGCTGCTCGCCGATTCTGCGACATCCGTCATCAGCGGTGTCGTGGGCGCGACCCCGACGGGATCCTTCGCGGAGTCGACCGTGGGTATCGAGGCGGGCGCCAGGACAGGTCTGGCTCCGCTGGTGGTCGCGGTCCTGTTCGCTTGCGCGCTCTTCATCGGACCGGTGTTCCAGGTCATCGACTACAGCTGCACCGTGGGCGCGATGCTGATCGTGGGGGCCGCGATGATCACCCAGCTGAGGGGCGTCAAGTGGGACGACTGGCCGGTCGCCGTGGCGGTCCTGGGGACCATAATCATGATGATCCTCACGTACTCGATCACGGACGGGATTGTGTTCGGCATCATATTCTACAGCGTCTGCATGCTCGGTGCGGGACGCTGGAAGGAGGTCAGTCCGATAATCTACGCCCTTGCGGTCATATCGATCCTGTACCTGGTGGTGGTCGTGGCGTCCCTCTGA
- a CDS encoding TSUP family transporter, whose product MEPLILAGLIVLGLCSGIFGALFGLGGGVIFVPVLMLVFGLEPTEAVAISLIGIIAGSVGASTVLVDRGLSNVRLGLLLEITTCVGAIAGAIIATYLDSWILMVLFSVIIIYSGIRMIVNPERTVEPSSGEDTPLTFMYRDESVGEDVRYEVQNVGSGMGLCTIAGALSSMTGVGGGAVKVPLMNIHMHVPMKAASSTSSYMIGITAFSGAITYFFAGEVILAYAACVAIGAFAGSLIGARYARKIPARHLRKYFSIVLFAMAILVLLQAGGIL is encoded by the coding sequence ATGGAACCCCTCATCCTGGCAGGCCTCATCGTCCTAGGACTCTGCTCCGGAATCTTCGGTGCGCTTTTCGGCCTGGGCGGAGGGGTCATCTTCGTACCCGTACTGATGCTGGTATTCGGCCTGGAGCCCACCGAGGCCGTCGCCATCAGCCTCATCGGGATAATCGCCGGATCGGTCGGAGCATCGACGGTGCTGGTTGACAGGGGGCTGTCCAACGTGCGTCTGGGACTGCTTCTGGAGATAACCACCTGCGTGGGGGCGATAGCGGGAGCGATAATCGCCACCTACCTCGACTCCTGGATCCTGATGGTCCTGTTCTCCGTCATCATCATCTACAGCGGCATCCGCATGATAGTCAACCCCGAGAGGACCGTCGAGCCCTCGTCCGGAGAGGACACCCCGCTGACCTTCATGTACAGGGACGAGTCCGTCGGCGAGGATGTCCGCTACGAGGTCCAGAACGTGGGCAGCGGCATGGGGCTGTGCACCATAGCGGGCGCCCTGTCGTCGATGACCGGAGTCGGGGGCGGGGCTGTGAAGGTCCCCCTGATGAACATCCACATGCACGTCCCGATGAAGGCCGCCAGCTCGACCAGCAGCTACATGATCGGGATCACGGCGTTCTCCGGCGCCATCACGTACTTCTTCGCCGGAGAGGTCATACTCGCCTACGCCGCATGCGTCGCCATAGGCGCATTCGCCGGATCGCTGATCGGGGCGCGCTACGCCAGGAAGATCCCGGCGAGGCATCTCAGGAAGTACTTCTCGATCGTGCTCTTCGCCATGGCGATACTGGTCCTTCTCCAGGCCGGAGGGATACTGTGA
- a CDS encoding DUF1634 domain-containing protein, which translates to MNLDLNKSTALMLRIGIVAGMVLMIAGLVLDLVSGGEWLLYLGILVLIVSPFLGVIVSFVVLILERDWKWAGVAAMLFVVTAIGIVISLN; encoded by the coding sequence GTGAACCTCGACCTGAACAAGTCCACCGCGCTCATGCTGCGCATCGGCATAGTCGCCGGCATGGTGCTGATGATCGCCGGTCTCGTGCTCGACCTCGTCAGCGGCGGGGAATGGCTGCTGTACCTGGGGATACTCGTCCTGATAGTCTCGCCGTTCCTGGGCGTCATAGTGTCGTTCGTCGTCCTGATACTAGAGAGGGACTGGAAATGGGCGGGGGTGGCCGCGATGCTGTTCGTTGTGACCGCCATAGGCATCGTCATAAGCCTGAACTGA
- a CDS encoding chloramphenicol acetyltransferase: MNSYTLVDENNWRRREHCALFRHYVEPSYCMTVDLDITNFLRTVREEGYSFTMSFIWVVSKCANEIEEFRYRFLSERVVLFDRIDTYFAYMDEDDDLFKMVTVPFRDSMRDYVQEATRIAKSQRAYFPAPPGLDVFTFSPIPWVSYSHISHTNPGHRNNVTPMFDWGKYTERDGRMMMPFSVQVHHSFVDGVHVGRLIENIQSFMDEY, translated from the coding sequence ATGAACAGCTACACCCTCGTGGACGAGAACAACTGGAGAAGGAGAGAGCACTGCGCCCTGTTCAGGCACTATGTGGAGCCCTCGTACTGCATGACGGTCGATCTCGACATAACCAACTTCCTCAGGACGGTCCGCGAGGAGGGGTACTCGTTCACGATGTCGTTCATCTGGGTTGTGTCCAAGTGCGCCAACGAGATCGAGGAGTTCCGCTACCGCTTCCTGAGCGAGCGCGTCGTGCTCTTCGACAGGATCGACACATACTTCGCATACATGGACGAGGACGACGACCTGTTCAAAATGGTGACGGTGCCGTTCAGGGACTCCATGAGGGATTATGTCCAGGAGGCCACCCGCATCGCGAAGAGCCAGAGGGCCTATTTCCCGGCACCTCCAGGTTTGGACGTGTTCACGTTCTCCCCCATCCCATGGGTGTCGTATAGCCACATCTCCCACACGAACCCAGGCCACAGGAACAACGTGACGCCTATGTTCGACTGGGGGAAGTACACCGAGAGGGACGGACGCATGATGATGCCGTTCTCGGTGCAGGTGCATCACTCGTTCGTGGACGGCGTGCATGTCGGAAGACTCATTGAGAACATCCAGAGCTTCATGGACGAGTATTGA
- a CDS encoding sugar kinase produces METLSQIADAVQAEIERIPDSRCRGEEVCMGADGTPTSQIDKVAENAALMYIQQNHIPLNILSEEIGYVDNGAEETLVMDPIDGTSNAIAGIPYYTISLAVGRSALSDIRLGYLRNPITGDVYTAERGKGAFKNGCPIRVREADIDDLFIMIYMGNGAHPDAFAVAKRVKSSRSLGCASLEMAIVAEGEADGFLMKSEKYTRAIRVVDIAASTIILREAGGEVYDLEDNVLDMPFDLEHRSNFLAIGDKRVYNLIVKHRDSREVHRYGVYTNVHVRNAVKYTQEVIDALGDSTYFVDSAIAEVMGIPGIPLDKMDVDTVIVVGGDGTLLRALQHTDAKVIGVNGGSVGFLAEIDHDHIKEGIDRLLREDYIVETRFKLSCWYNGEYLFDSVNEAVVHTDSVAKIRHFKVYVDDVLASELRSDGIIISTPTGSTCYAMSLGAPYMDPKVKALMVVPMAAYKFNSRPFVIPATSKVTVENVMDKGCLIVLDGQEEYEMDGCSKVEFMLSDKKARFIRFDTDFYSRVREKLVNTL; encoded by the coding sequence ATGGAAACCCTTTCCCAGATAGCCGACGCCGTGCAGGCGGAGATCGAGAGAATCCCGGACTCCAGATGCAGGGGCGAGGAGGTCTGCATGGGCGCGGACGGTACCCCCACCTCCCAGATCGACAAGGTGGCCGAGAACGCGGCGCTGATGTACATCCAGCAGAACCACATCCCACTGAACATACTCAGCGAGGAGATCGGCTATGTCGACAACGGCGCAGAGGAGACGCTCGTCATGGACCCGATCGACGGCACCTCCAACGCCATCGCCGGGATACCCTACTACACGATCTCACTCGCGGTAGGCAGGTCCGCCCTGTCCGACATACGCCTGGGGTACCTGAGGAACCCGATCACCGGTGACGTCTACACCGCGGAGAGGGGCAAGGGGGCGTTCAAGAACGGCTGCCCGATAAGGGTCAGGGAGGCCGACATAGACGACCTCTTTATCATGATCTACATGGGCAACGGCGCCCATCCGGACGCGTTCGCCGTCGCCAAGCGCGTGAAGTCCTCCCGTTCCCTGGGCTGCGCCTCCCTCGAGATGGCCATCGTGGCGGAGGGAGAGGCGGACGGGTTCCTGATGAAGTCCGAGAAGTACACCAGGGCGATCAGGGTGGTGGACATAGCCGCCAGCACGATCATCCTCAGGGAGGCCGGGGGCGAGGTCTACGACCTCGAGGACAACGTCCTCGACATGCCCTTCGACCTCGAGCACAGGTCCAACTTCCTGGCGATCGGAGACAAGAGGGTGTACAACCTCATCGTGAAGCACAGGGACTCCAGGGAGGTCCACAGGTACGGGGTCTACACGAACGTCCATGTGAGGAACGCGGTGAAGTACACGCAGGAGGTCATCGACGCCCTGGGCGACAGCACGTACTTCGTCGACTCCGCCATCGCGGAGGTCATGGGCATACCCGGAATACCGCTGGACAAGATGGACGTCGATACGGTGATCGTGGTCGGCGGGGACGGGACCCTGCTGAGGGCGCTGCAGCACACGGACGCCAAGGTCATAGGCGTCAACGGAGGCAGCGTAGGCTTCCTGGCGGAGATCGATCACGACCACATCAAGGAGGGCATCGACCGTCTCCTGAGGGAGGACTACATCGTGGAGACCAGGTTCAAGCTCAGCTGCTGGTACAACGGGGAGTACCTCTTCGATTCGGTGAACGAGGCCGTGGTGCACACCGACTCGGTCGCGAAGATCAGGCACTTCAAGGTATACGTCGACGACGTGCTGGCGTCAGAGCTCAGGTCCGACGGGATAATCATATCCACCCCCACAGGATCCACATGCTACGCGATGAGCCTGGGGGCCCCCTACATGGACCCCAAGGTGAAGGCGCTGATGGTGGTCCCTATGGCCGCGTACAAGTTCAACTCCCGCCCGTTCGTGATCCCGGCGACTTCCAAGGTCACCGTGGAGAACGTCATGGACAAGGGCTGCCTCATAGTCCTCGACGGACAGGAGGAGTACGAGATGGACGGCTGCTCCAAGGTGGAGTTCATGCTGTCCGACAAGAAGGCCCGCTTCATCCGTTTCGACACGGACTTCTACTCGAGGGTCAGGGAGAAGCTGGTGAACACACTATGA
- a CDS encoding fibrillarin-like rRNA/tRNA 2'-O-methyltransferase: MEALGFTSGRVLTERGRLYTESSCPGKRVYGERLVRHDGKELREWDPRRSKLGAYLSVGGAAFPFTTESRVLYLGASSGTTASHVADICSNGKVYCVEFAQRMFRDLVKTCEDRPQMIPILGDATRPDEYAVFADAVDVVYQDVAQKRQADIICDNMDAFGARYGMVAVKARSEDVTSAPERIFQETEARIRERGFRIIDARSLEPYEKAHEMIVFERQ, encoded by the coding sequence ATGGAGGCGTTGGGTTTCACTTCAGGCAGGGTGCTCACCGAGAGGGGGCGCCTGTACACCGAATCGTCCTGTCCGGGCAAGAGGGTCTACGGCGAGAGGCTCGTCCGCCACGACGGGAAGGAGCTCAGGGAGTGGGATCCCCGCAGGAGCAAGCTGGGGGCGTACCTCTCCGTCGGAGGGGCCGCGTTCCCGTTCACCACGGAGAGCAGGGTCCTCTACCTGGGGGCATCCAGCGGCACGACCGCGTCTCATGTCGCGGACATCTGCAGCAATGGGAAGGTGTACTGCGTCGAGTTCGCACAGAGGATGTTCAGGGACCTCGTGAAGACCTGCGAGGACAGGCCGCAGATGATCCCCATCCTCGGGGACGCGACCAGGCCCGACGAGTACGCGGTCTTCGCTGACGCGGTCGACGTGGTCTATCAGGACGTGGCGCAGAAGAGACAGGCCGACATCATATGCGACAACATGGACGCGTTCGGCGCCAGGTACGGGATGGTCGCGGTCAAGGCCCGCTCCGAGGACGTGACGTCCGCTCCCGAGAGGATATTCCAGGAGACCGAGGCCCGCATACGCGAGAGGGGCTTCCGCATCATCGACGCCCGCTCGCTCGAGCCCTATGAGAAGGCACACGAGATGATAGTCTTCGAGAGGCAGTGA
- a CDS encoding NUDIX domain-containing protein gives MRTAYAVAFSGDRFLMVWHKRRNGWEMPGGHVEEGETSAQAAAREFVEESGYEIEVLETRDIGYCDVCAAILGRRVREDCEMESRLFSEIPNQLSFDREEYEFTIPWARDVVRRHLSGDDDLRLG, from the coding sequence ATGAGGACAGCGTACGCCGTGGCGTTCTCCGGAGACCGCTTCCTGATGGTCTGGCACAAGCGCCGCAACGGGTGGGAGATGCCCGGCGGCCACGTCGAGGAGGGAGAGACCTCCGCACAGGCCGCTGCCCGCGAGTTCGTGGAGGAGTCGGGATACGAGATCGAGGTCCTGGAGACCAGGGACATCGGGTACTGCGACGTCTGCGCAGCCATCCTCGGGAGGAGGGTGAGGGAGGACTGCGAAATGGAGTCACGCCTGTTCTCGGAGATCCCCAACCAGCTCTCGTTCGACCGCGAGGAGTACGAGTTCACCATACCCTGGGCCAGGGATGTCGTTCGGCGCCACCTCTCAGGCGACGATGATCTTAGGCTCGGCTGA
- a CDS encoding HPP family protein, with translation MKHILAEGVDYRKTLFFAAGGFCAVAVVCYLAFDLGYTLLIASFGASTAILFGTPGTVTSRPRNVFFGHVISVIIGVALYIFLGCTWYSVALGVALAVVVMVVTDTFHPPGGATVIVTMMSSPSWSFVVMPVAVGILAILVIAEATAWFYRRSAEPKIIVA, from the coding sequence ATGAAGCACATCCTCGCCGAGGGCGTGGATTACCGCAAGACCCTGTTCTTCGCAGCCGGGGGGTTCTGCGCCGTCGCCGTCGTGTGCTATCTGGCGTTCGACCTCGGATACACGCTGCTGATCGCATCCTTCGGAGCGAGCACGGCGATCCTCTTCGGTACCCCCGGGACCGTCACATCGCGCCCCAGGAACGTGTTCTTCGGACACGTGATATCCGTCATCATCGGGGTGGCCCTCTACATCTTCCTTGGGTGCACATGGTACTCCGTCGCCCTGGGAGTCGCACTGGCCGTCGTCGTCATGGTCGTGACGGACACGTTCCATCCCCCGGGCGGAGCGACGGTCATCGTCACCATGATGTCCTCCCCGTCATGGAGCTTCGTCGTGATGCCGGTCGCCGTGGGCATCCTGGCGATCCTCGTGATCGCGGAGGCCACGGCCTGGTTCTACAGAAGGTCAGCCGAGCCTAAGATCATCGTCGCCTGA
- a CDS encoding 30S ribosomal protein S15, giving the protein MARMHTRRKGKSCSKRPMISENPAWVPLNATEIEDLIVKLAKDGMISARIGLVLRDQYGVPNVKLATGKTITQIMEEKGVAGSLPEDLANLMRRAIDLNVHLRDNRGDVSNKRGLNMIEAKIRRLERYYKRNGVLPADWKYSLSNAELMLK; this is encoded by the coding sequence ATGGCAAGAATGCACACAAGAAGGAAGGGCAAATCCTGCTCGAAACGCCCCATGATTTCCGAGAATCCCGCATGGGTTCCTCTCAACGCCACCGAGATCGAGGACCTCATCGTGAAGCTCGCGAAGGACGGAATGATCTCCGCCAGGATCGGACTTGTTCTCAGGGACCAGTACGGTGTCCCCAACGTCAAGCTCGCCACCGGCAAGACCATCACCCAGATCATGGAGGAGAAGGGAGTCGCAGGATCCCTCCCCGAGGACCTGGCCAACCTCATGAGGCGCGCCATCGACCTGAACGTCCACCTCAGGGACAACAGGGGAGATGTCTCCAACAAGAGGGGTCTCAACATGATCGAGGCAAAGATCAGGAGGCTCGAGCGCTACTACAAGAGGAACGGCGTCCTTCCCGCAGACTGGAAGTACAGTCTCAGCAACGCGGAACTCATGCTCAAGTGA
- a CDS encoding single-stranded-DNA-specific exonuclease: MEDKVPSKLLTTLSKAADMVRGHDFIQVFSHYDADGVSSAAILAKTLLRAGKEFRVTLFTTLNDYNMDVIRNTKADCIIISDLGASYIDQLDEMDRDIVVLDHHTIISEAKRVCYANPHLYGIDGMTSGCGATMCLLFSVTMDERNWDLVQIAFAGIAGDRQHINGLSGLNTYLLEEGTKRGYIERMQGSLIPAGDLQTELFLVTDPYIRGVSGSVEGVAKLMSDAGIPNGKTFMDLTEEERRKLSSLIAIKLTEQGVQLSSMNEIARDRYYLTGMKMDAEYLSAILNNCGRSGIGGVGIAAGMGDERCINEGAKQNQESARLVVESMVELDRRGLTQMEHIQWFDSTDSGFTGMLCGIAMQSIGDHSKPAIGMNKSNDPVNLSSRGMWCQLDRGVDLAKAMREACASVGGQGGGHKIAAGGSVPLDKVDEFLQNLDRIIGEQISSAM, encoded by the coding sequence ATGGAGGACAAGGTACCTTCCAAACTCCTTACCACTCTTTCTAAAGCCGCGGACATGGTCCGCGGCCATGACTTCATCCAGGTGTTCTCCCACTACGACGCCGACGGCGTCTCCTCTGCGGCCATCCTCGCGAAGACTCTGCTGAGGGCCGGGAAGGAGTTCCGTGTGACGCTTTTCACCACGCTGAACGACTACAACATGGATGTCATCCGCAACACAAAGGCGGACTGCATAATCATCTCGGACCTCGGCGCATCCTACATCGACCAGCTCGACGAGATGGACCGCGACATCGTGGTGCTCGACCACCACACCATCATCTCTGAGGCGAAGAGGGTCTGCTACGCCAACCCGCACCTGTACGGGATCGACGGCATGACCTCCGGATGCGGCGCCACGATGTGCCTCCTCTTCTCGGTCACCATGGACGAGAGGAACTGGGACCTCGTGCAGATTGCGTTCGCTGGCATCGCCGGCGACAGGCAGCACATCAACGGCCTCTCCGGCCTGAACACGTACCTCCTCGAGGAGGGCACGAAGAGGGGCTACATCGAGAGGATGCAGGGATCGCTCATCCCCGCAGGCGACCTGCAGACCGAGCTGTTCCTCGTCACGGACCCATACATCCGCGGCGTGAGCGGCAGCGTGGAGGGCGTGGCCAAGCTGATGTCCGATGCCGGGATCCCCAACGGGAAGACCTTCATGGACCTGACCGAGGAGGAGCGCAGGAAGCTCTCGTCGCTCATAGCGATAAAACTGACCGAGCAGGGGGTACAGCTCTCCTCGATGAACGAGATCGCCAGGGACAGGTACTACCTCACCGGCATGAAGATGGACGCCGAGTACCTCTCCGCGATCCTGAACAACTGCGGCCGCTCCGGGATCGGGGGCGTCGGCATCGCAGCTGGCATGGGCGACGAGAGGTGCATAAACGAGGGCGCCAAGCAGAACCAGGAGTCCGCCAGGCTCGTCGTCGAGAGCATGGTCGAGCTGGACAGGAGGGGCCTCACCCAGATGGAGCACATCCAGTGGTTCGACTCCACCGACTCCGGGTTCACAGGCATGCTCTGTGGCATCGCCATGCAGTCCATCGGCGACCACAGCAAGCCCGCCATCGGCATGAACAAGTCCAACGACCCCGTCAACCTTTCTTCCAGGGGCATGTGGTGCCAGCTGGACCGCGGGGTGGACCTCGCCAAGGCCATGAGGGAGGCCTGCGCATCCGTTGGAGGACAGGGCGGCGGACACAAGATCGCCGCCGGAGGGTCGGTCCCACTCGACAAAGTGGACGAGTTCCTTCAGAACCTCGACAGGATAATCGGCGAGCAGATCAGCTCCGCCATGTGA
- a CDS encoding bifunctional N(6)-L-threonylcarbamoyladenine synthase/serine/threonine protein kinase: MITLGIEGTAHTLGVGIVDDECNVLANELDMFRPKEGGLHPREAANHHSDVVSTIIRNAVEKAGISLSDVGLVSFSMGPGLGPCLRVAGTAARALACSLGVPIVGVNHCVAHVEIGRAQCGCDDPALLYASGGNTQVIAFAEGRYRIFGETQDIGVGNMLDKLGRELGMGFYAGPIFEKLAKEGDRYYELPYSVKGMDVAFSGLMTAAVALQKKGVPLEDIALSVQETAFAMLTEVTERAMAHIGKDEVLLGGGVAQNNRLRDMVADMAHARGAEMYVPDRRYCMDNGAMIAWLGAEMYNSGVRMDVSETAVRQRFRTDEVEVTWRS; the protein is encoded by the coding sequence ATGATTACTCTGGGGATCGAGGGGACCGCCCACACGCTCGGCGTGGGGATCGTCGATGACGAATGCAACGTCCTTGCGAACGAGCTGGACATGTTCCGTCCCAAGGAGGGCGGGCTGCACCCCAGAGAGGCGGCCAATCACCACTCGGATGTGGTCTCCACGATAATCAGGAACGCCGTCGAGAAGGCAGGCATAAGCCTGTCCGACGTCGGTCTCGTATCCTTCTCCATGGGTCCGGGTCTCGGACCGTGCCTCCGCGTGGCCGGAACCGCCGCAAGGGCCCTCGCCTGTTCCCTCGGTGTCCCGATTGTCGGCGTGAACCACTGCGTCGCCCATGTGGAGATCGGTCGCGCCCAGTGCGGATGCGACGATCCCGCGCTCCTGTACGCCTCGGGCGGGAACACCCAGGTCATCGCCTTCGCAGAGGGCCGCTACAGGATATTCGGGGAGACGCAGGACATCGGTGTCGGAAACATGCTTGACAAGCTCGGGAGGGAGCTTGGCATGGGATTCTACGCCGGGCCGATATTCGAGAAGCTGGCCAAGGAGGGTGACAGGTACTACGAGCTGCCGTACTCCGTCAAGGGCATGGATGTCGCCTTCTCCGGTCTGATGACAGCCGCCGTCGCCCTGCAGAAGAAGGGTGTCCCGCTGGAGGACATAGCCCTGTCGGTCCAGGAGACGGCTTTCGCCATGCTCACCGAGGTCACCGAGAGGGCGATGGCCCACATAGGCAAGGACGAGGTCCTCCTGGGGGGAGGTGTCGCCCAGAACAACCGCCTGAGGGACATGGTGGCGGACATGGCCCATGCCCGCGGTGCCGAGATGTACGTGCCCGACCGCAGATACTGCATGGACAACGGGGCCATGATCGCATGGCTCGGTGCCGAGATGTACAACTCCGGTGTGAGGATGGACGTGTCGGAGACTGCCGTCCGTCAGAGGTTCAGGACCGACGAGGTCGAGGTCACATGGCGGAGCTGA